Proteins from one Dromiciops gliroides isolate mDroGli1 chromosome 6, mDroGli1.pri, whole genome shotgun sequence genomic window:
- the LOC122730989 gene encoding cytochrome c oxidase assembly protein COX18, mitochondrial isoform X1 → MLCSARQQLQRRLLPALLGSRGCPPGRGQLLGSPESFLRVAACAHGTAGGTAEVGGWHDTLADSVPAHWAETILLGVQSATGLPWWATIIVTTAALRSVVTLPLATYQHYILAKVENLQPEIKIIAKNLNYDIAVRAKHLGWSKRLTRLTYLNNMRRILSELYVRDNCHPFKATLLVWIQIPVWVFMSIALRNFSLGTADSEGDISVQEQFSKGGVLWFPNLTVTDSTWILPISLGLLNLMIVEIFSSQKLAMSRLQKYVTNFIRGISVLMIPIAATVPSSVALYWFSSSFLGFAQNLLLRSPVVRQFCRIPQTQSHSDTPYKDLFAAFYAKFFLRK, encoded by the exons ATGCTGTGTAGTGCCCGGCAGCAGCTGCAGAGGCGGCTCTTGCCCGCCCTCCTGGGGAGCAGGGGCTGTCCGCCAGGGAGAGGCCAGCTGCTAGGTAGCCCGGAGTCCTTCCTGCGTGTGGCCGCCTGTGCCCATGGCACCGCCGGAGGGACAGCAGAGGTCGGGGGCTGGCACGACACCCTGGCCGACTCAGTTCCTGCACACTGGGCGGAGACGATACTGTTGGGAGTGCAGAGTGCCACCGGGCTGCCGTGGTGGGCCACCATTATCGTCACCACCGCGGCCTTGAGGAGCGTCGTCACGCTGCCCCTGGCCACCTACCAGCACTACATCCTGGCCAAG GTGGAAAATTTGCagccagaaataaaaataattgccaaGAATCTTAATTATGACATTGCAGTTCGAGCAAAACACTTGGGATGGTCAAAAAGACTAACTAG gCTCACTTACCTGAACAACATGAGGAGGATTCTTTCAGAGCTGTATGTTCGGGACAATTGTCACCCATTCAAAGCCACTCTTCTGGTGTGGATTCAGATACCGGTGTGGGTCTTTATGTCTATTGCCCTACGGAACTTCAGTCTAGGAACAGCAGATTCTGAAG GAGACATTTCTGTTCAGGAACAATTTTCAAAGGGCGGAGTCCTCTGGTTTCCTAATCTCACCGTGACTGACTCTACATGGATTCTACCCATCTCACTTGGACTCCTCAATTTGATGATAGTGGAG ATTTTTTCATCACAAAAACTTGCAATGTCCCGCCTTCAGAAGTATGTCACCAATTTTATTCGTGGCATATCTGTGTTGATGATTCCCATTGCTGCAACTGTGCCCTCA tcAGTGGCGCTGTACTGGTTCTCCTCCAGCTTCTTAGGCTTCGCACAGAACCTGCTGCTGCGCTCCCCGGTAGTTCGCCAGTTCTGCCGCATCCCTCAGACACAATCACATTCAGACACTCCTTATAAGGACCTCTTTGCTGCCTTTTATGCCAAGTTCTTTTTGAGAAAGTGA
- the LOC122730989 gene encoding cytochrome c oxidase assembly protein COX18, mitochondrial isoform X2 yields MRRILSELYVRDNCHPFKATLLVWIQIPVWVFMSIALRNFSLGTADSEGDISVQEQFSKGGVLWFPNLTVTDSTWILPISLGLLNLMIVEIFSSQKLAMSRLQKYVTNFIRGISVLMIPIAATVPSSVALYWFSSSFLGFAQNLLLRSPVVRQFCRIPQTQSHSDTPYKDLFAAFYAKFFLRK; encoded by the exons ATGAGGAGGATTCTTTCAGAGCTGTATGTTCGGGACAATTGTCACCCATTCAAAGCCACTCTTCTGGTGTGGATTCAGATACCGGTGTGGGTCTTTATGTCTATTGCCCTACGGAACTTCAGTCTAGGAACAGCAGATTCTGAAG GAGACATTTCTGTTCAGGAACAATTTTCAAAGGGCGGAGTCCTCTGGTTTCCTAATCTCACCGTGACTGACTCTACATGGATTCTACCCATCTCACTTGGACTCCTCAATTTGATGATAGTGGAG ATTTTTTCATCACAAAAACTTGCAATGTCCCGCCTTCAGAAGTATGTCACCAATTTTATTCGTGGCATATCTGTGTTGATGATTCCCATTGCTGCAACTGTGCCCTCA tcAGTGGCGCTGTACTGGTTCTCCTCCAGCTTCTTAGGCTTCGCACAGAACCTGCTGCTGCGCTCCCCGGTAGTTCGCCAGTTCTGCCGCATCCCTCAGACACAATCACATTCAGACACTCCTTATAAGGACCTCTTTGCTGCCTTTTATGCCAAGTTCTTTTTGAGAAAGTGA